The DNA segment GCTTTGCGAGAAAAAGCTGACCCTTGGTTTCCCTTCCGCTCCCCTTTTTGTTGTAATTAGAATTACGCCATTTGCACTCCTCAATCCATACACAGCTGTAGCCGATGCGTCTTTTAATAAGGTAATGCTTTCGATCTCGGTGGGGTTGACCCAATCCAGCGTGCGTTCAATACCATCAACCAGTACCAATGGCCTGGAATTTACCCAGGTCCCAAGCCCTCTGATGGCTATGGTTGATTGGTCTGCGCCTGGTTCTCCCGATGACTGCCGGGTTATTATTCCCGGCAAAGACCCACCCAGTGCATTGCTGATAGCTGCAACGGGCTGTTTCTGTATGTCTTTGGCCGAAACTTGTGAAACTGCACCGGTCACAGTAACCTTCTTTTGCGTGCCGAAGCCAACTATGACCAGTTCTTTAAGGGCAGAAGGGAGCTCCTTCAATACCACATTAACAACATCCTTGCCGTTCACCGCAACTACAGCATGCTCAAAACCGACATAACTGAAAATCAGCGTATCAGTACCGGCAGCAGTTATTGCATATTTTCCGTTTACATCTGTTGCAGTCCCGGCATTTGATTTTCCCTTAATTTTAATAACTACACCTGACAACGCGATATCTAAAGTATCCGTTACCGTTCCTCTTACTTTTATTTGTTTTGTACTTGATTTTGCATCAGTATCAGACAATTTGCCGATAGCGGCAGATTGTTTCAGTCTTACAACAACGGTTTTATCTTCAAGCGTATAAGTCAAAGACTGCGACCCGAAGACCTGATCTAAGGCTTCAATAAACCCGATATTTTTAAAATCGACACTCAGGGGCTTGGTATGGGCAAGAATTTTATTGTTGTAAACAAAGTCGTACCCTGATTGCAACCTCAGGTGTCTGATGATTGTTTTCAACGGGACGTTGGTTTTACTGAGGTTGATCTTTTGTGCAAATCCAGATGCGTTTACCTGAAGCATAGAGGCCATTAACAGTACGGTGGTTAGTCGCATAATTAGCAAAATTTTACAGCACAGCCGATCAGGCCTGCCCGGTTTTTCTGTATATTTTTTATACATTAGCATTAGTTTGGTTTTTATGCAGCATGCTTCTTGCTTCGAAACTTTAAGCACCTGCGGTCAAATAGTTGATATATTTTTATTGGCTGTTGCCAAACGCAACCAGCCCCTTGCAAAAGTGGCTGGTTGTTTTTCGAAAGGAGATCTGTGCTGCAATCAGGGAAAGAAAAATTTCCTGATGTGATACGGCAGGTTGACCAGCTTATCGCCTGATGCGCCTAAAGTAACGGTACCACCGCCATTGATCAGCAGCTGATTGGTAGAGGGCCTGTACACCGCCACATCTGTTGTGCCATCACCATCATAATCTCCTGGTGCCGGGATATCTCCGGAATTACCCCATGCGATATTAAATAACACACTTCCGTTTGCAGGATTACGGGCAATCCATTCGCGGGTAGATGGCCTGAAAACCAGAATATCTGTTTTTCCGTCACCATTATAATCGCCCGGAACTGGAATATCGGTAGAAACGCCCCAGGTCCTGTTAAAAAGTACACTTCCATCGGAAGGGTCCCTGGCGATCCACGCTCCTGCGCTGCGCCTGTAAACCACAATATCTATACGTCCGTCTCCGTCATAGTCACCAGGAACAGGGATATCCGTTGAAATTCCCCAGATGATATTGAACAATGTCCCTCCTGAATAGGCCCGTCCTATCCATGCGCCCGTAGATGGTCTGTATACAGCAATATCGGCCCTGCCATCTGCATCATAATCCCCCGGTACAGGGGTATCTCCGCTTATTGAACCCCATGCATGGTCAAATAATACAGATCCGGTAGCAGACCGTGCTATCCATTGGCCTGTAGAAGGTCGGAAGCTGGTAATCTCGGCCTTCCCGTCTCCATTATAATCTGCCGGGACAGGAATATCGCTGGACACGCCCCAAGTAGCATTACTCATGCCGGCTACCTTCCAGGTCCCTCCGCTATAAAGCGTGAGTTCTGTTTTTCCGTCCTGGTTAATGTCACAAGTACGACTGGCCCTTTCATCATGGAACAGAGGCAGCTCAAACTGGCTGTTGGCATCAGTCAGGAAAAAGGGGCTGATGCTGCGGTTCTCCAGATAAGGGGAATAAGTTTTTACTGTGACCTTATCGTTTTCCGGAGAGATTTTTATCAGCCGCATATACCCGTTTCCTCCGTTGCTCACCCCATCGGGATCTTTATAAAACTGGTAGTCAGAGACCATCGTTTTTACTGTCTTGCCATTGTAAGTATCCTGACGGTATCCCTCGCCGTTCACATGGCCTCCAAGAAACAGAAAAAGATTCGGAAGGCTCTTCAGACGGTCATAGATTGCTTGCGCCTGCGCCGAAAAAGGATGAAAATCATTGTTGTAATCGTATTGGGAATGGCCACCGGTAACAAAATGGGTAGTAACAATCGCTTTTCGGGAGGGGTAGGTAGTCAGCAGGTTATAAGCCCAGGTATTAACCGCATTCCATTGCTGGTTATTCAGGTCATATTCGATGCTGATGGCGATAAAATCAATGCCCCCTGCACTGAACAGGTCATAATGGGTATCGTTATTGGTCCCGTAATTCCCTCCATACCAAGGCTTTCCAGTAAAATGCGCCACGCCAAAATATTGATTGAACTGATTGGTTGTACTGGTAAGTGGCCCCCCTCCGGCATTCGATCCATTCGGATATTGGTCATGGTTACCTACGCAGGGACCATAGGCAATGCCTGCCGTATCCAGTTTATATAAAGCTTTGGCATTGTTGGGCCATTGTACACTGCTGTTGTCCCCGTTATCTGTCATGTCGCCAACATGTGCAACATATGCGATATTTTCAGTGGTTTTGTTGTCAATGATCCATTGTATCTGGTCAAGGTACATATTCATGTTTATCTTTGGAGTAGCTGGTGTACCTTCCACATAATACTGCGTATCTGACAAAACGACAATGGTAAAATCCGACCCTGAACTGACCTGGCCTGCCACAGCAGACCTTGATGCGGCGTTTTCCTTCGATGTTACTTCCAGATTATCAAAATCCTTACAGCTGACAGAGGATATGCCTATCATCACCGGCAATACAGCTTTTTTAACCAGACTCCTGTATTTAGTTAAACAAATAAAAGTCTCATTTTTCATGATTATGCAATTTTTAAGTTAAATCAATTATTTAATGTTCCCCAGAGCTGAAGTAAGTTGCCTGATCAATGCGGTTTCTTCTGGCCTGTATGGACTGCCGTCACGATGAAAGATCTCGTGGAACCAGATATCAGGGTCTGCAGTGTAGTTTTTGTTCCAGCTGTCCCAGGCAAATTTAGTTTGGGTCTTTCCGTCAACAAGACCCCAGTTGATTACCCCGACATTATACTTTTTTGCTATTGGCATTGAGCCCTGAAATGTACTGTGGTTTCCCCTGGCCATATATTCGGTACATATCACTGGCCTGCCATAGGGCAACAGCCATTTGATGCATTTCTGAAATGCTTCAGCACTTTCATAATTATGGAACGTAATGATATCGGATTCTTCCAGCTGCAGTTTATCGATTGCTTTGATCCTTTCCGGCGACCAATCTCCTGCCCATACTCCTGATGTTAGTGGCTGGTCCGGATTTACCGAGCGCGCCCATGCAAAGGTCTTCCGCAATAAAGGCAAGACATAATCCGTTTTATTTGCCAGCTCGTTTTTCAGGTAAGAAGACTTGTTCATGTTATCGGGCTCATTCCAAACGTCCCAAGCCAGTATCCTTTTATCCTTTCTAAATTTTTTGATGATGCCTTTTACATAGCTTTCAAGCCGGGCGTAATGGCTGGAATCTTTCAGTGCCACGTAGCCCGGACTCTGGACCCATCCCGAGTTATGTACATATGGAAGCGGCTTAGGCTGCGCTCCCAGTTTTGGGAAAGGGTCCCAGCAGGAATCGAACAACACAAACATCGGCTTTATGCGGTGCTTTTCAGCAATCTTTAAGAAAGTATCTATGCGTTTGGAGAAGCCGGCTGCGTCTTGTTCCCACAACAGGTCGTGCAAATACACCCGCATGGTGTTCATGCCAATGGCCGCAGCCCACTGGAGTTCCCTGTTGATCGTCAGGGTATCAAAAGATTCCGCCTGCCACATTTCAAGTTGGTTGATTGCCGTACTTGGGATAAAATTGGCGCCTACCAGCCAGCCTTGTTTTGTATACCATTGTTTTGCTTTTTCTTTGGTCCATTTCACACGATCTTGTTTTCCTGGCTGTGCCCATAAGGCATTGTTTTGTAATAATAACCCTATAACCAATAGCAGTACAGGGTTGATTTTCATAAATTTCATCGGGTTTGGTTTTATAACATTTTCTGGGTTTCAGTGCTTTTATATGACCCCGGATTTTCTGCATATAAGAAATTTGGAGTAACCGGGCAAAAAACCAATAGGATCAGCTGCTTATTCGTATCCGGGGTTTGGTGTCACCTTTGGTTCCAGGCTTAAAGTACTTTCTGCAATAGGGAATAACAACAGATGAGTTTGCCCGGTCCGGCTTTGAAGTGAGGGGATCTTTTCGAAAGCCTTTCCGAAACGAACAAGGTCCCACCAGCGTTTACCCTCAAAAACAAGTTCTAAAAGCCGCTCCGTCAATATGGCCTCATCATTCTGTTCTTTTGCACCATTGATAAAAATGTGCGCATTGTAATTTGCCCCGTAGGCCCTTTTCCTGATTTTATTGATTTCCGCCGAAGGATCCTGGCCCAGTGCATTTTTTGCTTCAGCTTTCATCAAAATGAGATCGCCATAGCGGTAAATGATGATGTCATCCTGAAACTGTCTCACACCAGATACAACAGTACCTCTGAACTTGCTGATAACAGATCCGTAATAGGTATGATTGGCATCGTTAAGGTAAATCTCAATAAACGAAGCATTTTTACGTACATCGTCATTAGTAAACTGAAGCCTGGCAGTATTGGAAATATTAGTATAGGGCTGCCCGCCAAATATACCGATTGCAGCCTTGGTAGCAGCATCGGTGTTGTTGGTCATAAAAGTGGCGGACATATACATATCCTGGTAGATATTGACCGGAGATTCGCTGACCTGGAACCGTGTCGCCATCATGATTTCTTTATTGCCCTTGTTTGCGTAATCAAAAATACTTGAAAATGGCTCAAGTAAAGCCACGTCACTGGTTTCGGCATCATTAATTGCCGTTAGCGCAATGTTAAAGTCTGTTGTTCCGCCATTGAGCATTTTACCGGTCCATAAATACACATCTGCTTTTAATGCATTGGTAGCTGCCCTGGACCAAAAAAACCGTCCGGTAGTATAGTTGTTATTGGGATAAAGTCTTAAGGCTTCTTCGATATCATTTTTAATGAGCTTAAATATTTCCGCTTTGTCGGTACGGGGCCTTTGTATACGCTCCGCATTGAATGATTCTGTAGGTTCGGTAATCAATGGAAGGTCTCCCCAGGTTTTAACCATAGTGAAATAAACGAATGCCCTCATGGCGTATGCCTGTGCTAAAATCTCATTTTTTGCCGAAACTGAATTGATGGCGATATCAGGAATGTATTTCAATATTAGATTCGCATCGTGCACTACTGTGTACAGGCCCTGCCAGGTTGGGAGCCCGGGAGTTGATTTAATTAAGGAATTCTGATAATAATAAATGTAATTACCTACCCCGGCGATGCTTTTGTCTAAAACGTCACTTCTTGCCTCTCCCAGCAAATAATAGTTCGAGGCCATTTGCGAGCGCAACCTGACATACATCCCTACCTGGGCCCCCTTTGCATCATCCAGGGTTTTCCAGAATGAGGCATTTGAAATCTGGCTGATCGGTGTAAGCTGTAAATCTTCTTTACACGACGTTAATGACCCCATTAAATATAATAGTATTGCAATATGTAGCTTTTTCATATAAATGAATGTTAAATGATATTAAATAGAAATATTTACACCGAATATGAAATTTCTGGCCACAGGATACCGCCCGACATCCAACCCCCCATCTTCAGGGATCATACCTTTGAACTTCGTAAAATAATGTAGATTATTCCCGGTAATATTAAACCTGAGATTGTTTAATTTAATTTTCCGCAGAACCGACTGGGGTAAGCTATAAGATAAGGTTACCTCTCTAAGTGCAATATAGTCACCTTTCTCATAGAATTGTGAATTCCCTCTTTCTACGTTACGTTGTGCCTGCTGGTCGGCATAATAATATT comes from the Pedobacter heparinus DSM 2366 genome and includes:
- a CDS encoding FG-GAP-like repeat-containing protein encodes the protein MKNETFICLTKYRSLVKKAVLPVMIGISSVSCKDFDNLEVTSKENAASRSAVAGQVSSGSDFTIVVLSDTQYYVEGTPATPKINMNMYLDQIQWIIDNKTTENIAYVAHVGDMTDNGDNSSVQWPNNAKALYKLDTAGIAYGPCVGNHDQYPNGSNAGGGPLTSTTNQFNQYFGVAHFTGKPWYGGNYGTNNDTHYDLFSAGGIDFIAISIEYDLNNQQWNAVNTWAYNLLTTYPSRKAIVTTHFVTGGHSQYDYNNDFHPFSAQAQAIYDRLKSLPNLFLFLGGHVNGEGYRQDTYNGKTVKTMVSDYQFYKDPDGVSNGGNGYMRLIKISPENDKVTVKTYSPYLENRSISPFFLTDANSQFELPLFHDERASRTCDINQDGKTELTLYSGGTWKVAGMSNATWGVSSDIPVPADYNGDGKAEITSFRPSTGQWIARSATGSVLFDHAWGSISGDTPVPGDYDADGRADIAVYRPSTGAWIGRAYSGGTLFNIIWGISTDIPVPGDYDGDGRIDIVVYRRSAGAWIARDPSDGSVLFNRTWGVSTDIPVPGDYNGDGKTDILVFRPSTREWIARNPANGSVLFNIAWGNSGDIPAPGDYDGDGTTDVAVYRPSTNQLLINGGGTVTLGASGDKLVNLPYHIRKFFFP
- a CDS encoding cellulase family glycosylhydrolase; translated protein: MKFMKINPVLLLVIGLLLQNNALWAQPGKQDRVKWTKEKAKQWYTKQGWLVGANFIPSTAINQLEMWQAESFDTLTINRELQWAAAIGMNTMRVYLHDLLWEQDAAGFSKRIDTFLKIAEKHRIKPMFVLFDSCWDPFPKLGAQPKPLPYVHNSGWVQSPGYVALKDSSHYARLESYVKGIIKKFRKDKRILAWDVWNEPDNMNKSSYLKNELANKTDYVLPLLRKTFAWARSVNPDQPLTSGVWAGDWSPERIKAIDKLQLEESDIITFHNYESAEAFQKCIKWLLPYGRPVICTEYMARGNHSTFQGSMPIAKKYNVGVINWGLVDGKTQTKFAWDSWNKNYTADPDIWFHEIFHRDGSPYRPEETALIRQLTSALGNIK
- a CDS encoding RagB/SusD family nutrient uptake outer membrane protein, yielding MKKLHIAILLYLMGSLTSCKEDLQLTPISQISNASFWKTLDDAKGAQVGMYVRLRSQMASNYYLLGEARSDVLDKSIAGVGNYIYYYQNSLIKSTPGLPTWQGLYTVVHDANLILKYIPDIAINSVSAKNEILAQAYAMRAFVYFTMVKTWGDLPLITEPTESFNAERIQRPRTDKAEIFKLIKNDIEEALRLYPNNNYTTGRFFWSRAATNALKADVYLWTGKMLNGGTTDFNIALTAINDAETSDVALLEPFSSIFDYANKGNKEIMMATRFQVSESPVNIYQDMYMSATFMTNNTDAATKAAIGIFGGQPYTNISNTARLQFTNDDVRKNASFIEIYLNDANHTYYGSVISKFRGTVVSGVRQFQDDIIIYRYGDLILMKAEAKNALGQDPSAEINKIRKRAYGANYNAHIFINGAKEQNDEAILTERLLELVFEGKRWWDLVRFGKAFEKIPSLQSRTGQTHLLLFPIAESTLSLEPKVTPNPGYE